The Pigmentiphaga aceris DNA segment CAGGTGCGTGGATACCGCACCGAGAACATCTTGCGCAGGAGATTTGGAAGGCGTTTTGCTCGTCATTGGTGAAACCGGTTACTTAGTCAGGAAGTGCAGAGGGACCATCACGATCTGCGGGAAGAACACCAGCAGGAACATCACGATGAATTGAGCCAGCATGAACGGCAGGACACCTCGGGCAACGGCATCCAGGCGCATCTTGCCAACGCCGGCCACGACGTTGAGCACCGAGCCCACCGGCGGTGTGACCAGTCCGATGGCGTTGTTCATGATGAAAAGTACGCCAAAGTACACGGGGTCGATGCCCGCTTCACGAATGACCGGCATCAGCACCGGCGTCAGGATCAGGATGGTCGGCATCATGTCCATTGCCGTGCCCACCACCATCACCAGCAGCATGATGACGATCAGCAGCAACATGGGGTTGTCCATGAAGGGCGACAGCATGTCGATGACCTGCTCGGGGATATTCGCCACCGTGATAAGCCATGCCGACACCATCGATGCGGCCACCAGGAACATGATGACCGAGGTGATCTTGGCGGCCGACACAAACACCGTATAGAGCTGCGACACACGCAATTCCCGGTACACCACCGTGGCGACAAACAGCGCATACACGGCAGCAACCACGCCTGCCTCGGTCGGCGTGAAGACACCAAATTTCAGGCCGAACAGCACGATCACCGGCAAGCCCAATGCCCAAAGCGAATCTTTCAACGCAACCAGTTTCTGACGGCCCGACGAGGCAGGCGGCAAGGTGACCGCTTCCTTGGACGCCACGATCCACCATGCAATGGCAATCCCCACACCCATCAGCAAACCAGGAACGATGCCCGCCAGAAACAGCTTGCCGATCGATACGTTCGCCGCCACGCCGAACACCACGAAGCCGATCGAAGGCGGAATCACTGGCGCAATGATGCCTGCGGATGCGATCAGCCCTCCTGCCCGAGCCTTGTCATGACCAGCCTTGACCATCATCGGCAGCAGCAAGGCCGCCAATGCCGCCGTATCTGCCACGGCGGAACCCGACAGCGCTGCCATCATGCAAGCCGAAATGATCGCCACGAAGCCCAACCCGCCGCGCAAGTGGCCAACCAGCGCGATCGCCAGTCCGACAATTCGTTTGGACAGGCCGCCGACGTTCATCACCTCGCCCGCCAGCATGAAGAACGGGATCGCCAGCAAGGGGAAACTGTCGGCGCCATTGATGACGTTCTGCGCCAGGATCTGCGGATCGAACAGGTCTTGATGCCACATCAAGGCCACGCCAGAGAACAGCAGCGAATAAGCAATCGGCATCCCGATGGCCATTGCGGCCAGCAGCGCGCCGACGAAGATAAGGACGGTCATGGGTTCTTTCCTGCTGCGGTGTCGTGTGTGGCGCGGCCATCACGATCGGTTGCGTCGACCAACTCCTGGTGCACCGGCAATGCCGCCAGTTCCTCGGATTCCTGAATCATCACCAGCTCGTGATCCGGCACGCGACCGGTAAGCAAGCGCCACAGGTCATAGGCCAGCACCACCAAGGCAGAGCAGGAAAAAACGACGCCGCAGAAATAGAAGACCGAGACGGGAAATCCGCTGACGGGCGCTTCCGTTCCGGTGTTGATGACGGTCTGATCCCAACTACCCAGCAACATCAACCAGGTGATGTACAGCATCAGGATATGGGCCACGACCACACAGGCGCGACGCGCTTTGGCGGGCAGACGCACCAGCACCATGTCCGTTCCCAAATGGCCTCGTTCGCGCAACGCGACGATGGCCCCGATGAACACCATCCACACAAACAGCCAGCGGGACAGTTCTTCCGAGATCAACCAGCTCGTCTGGAAGAAATACCTGAGCACCACGTTGCCGAATACCAGCACCAGCATCACCGCCATGATGACGGCGCATGCGAAGGACAGCGCCCGGCAATACAGATCCAACGCGCGGTTCATTGGCCCGCTCCTGATAAGCGCACTGCCGCAAGCGAATGCCTGGACTGATTGCATGTCTTCACCGTCACACCCCAATTTGTATACACGATCTTTATTTGTGTGCAATTTACCTATCTGCATACAAAATCAGAATCGGGGTTTTCCTTCATGGAATCGGATGATCGGCGCCATGCCAGCATTGGCGGTCAACGGATTACCGCGCAGCAGCCTTCCGCGTCTGATGTGGCGACGCCGAAGATCATGAAGTGATGCAGGGGGTGGGCAAGATCAGACAGCGGCACTGCGACGCGCCATTGCTGGCGGCAGACATGACTGATCTTGCGTAGAGACAGGCCGCTGTCGGCCAGTGGAGAAATGTCGGCAGTTCCGTCAGCAACGCGGGGGCGTTAGCTGACGCGCGTTACCGACATCAATTGGCAGGTGATCGCGCTTGAAAGTCGGGTTGTAGAGGGTTTGCAGCTTGAACCGTCATCAAGCTGGTTGGTCAACGCCCGGGGTCAGCACCGCGTCCAGTGCAAGCACAGCCCCCGCCAACACCCGCGCGCCATCACCCGATGCCTGCTGGTCCGCCCACTCTTCCGGGCAGTGGCTTCGACCATCCAGGCAGGGCACAAAGATCATGCCGCTGGGGGCAATAGCTGCGATCTGCATGGCATCATGCCCCGCCCCACTGGGCAAACGGCGAGACGCCAGATTCAACCCGGACGCTGCGGTCTCAATTGCGCGGATGACGAGCGGATCGCAATCCACCGGCGTAACCGCGGTCAAGGACAACATGCTGGCAGACACCTTCAGGCGTGCAAGTTCCGCCTGGCTCGCGGCCATCACATCATTGGCAAACCGCGCCAACACATCCCTTGAATCGCTGCGGATTTCCAAGGTCATTTCCACACGGCCAGGAACCGAGTTTGCCGAGTTAGGCAGCACATCCAGTCGTCCTACCGTTGCCACCACATAAGACGGTCCGCTCAGATAACCCTCGGCCATTGCACGCGCGGTGGACACCACATGCGCGGCACCCGCCAAGGCGTCTTGCCGCAAGTCCATTGGTGTGGTCCCGGCATGATCGGGACGCCCGGTGACGGTGATCGCCACACGCTGAATGCCCACGATGTTGGTGACGACACCAATCGGCAAACCGGCTTGTTCCAACACCGGGCCTTGCTCGATATGCACTTCCACAAACGCCGCAATGTCTGCGCGCGACCGCGTGGCATGCGACAGCACATCGGGCTGTGCACCGGTGCGTGTCATGGCGTCGATCAGGCTTTCGCCGTTGGCATCGGACTGGGCCAGCATGGCTGGCGACAGCGCGCCTGCCATGGCCCGGCTGCCCACACACGACACGCCTTGATCGGTGGGTTCTTCGGCCAGGAAATCGATGACTTCCAGCGGGTGGCGCAGGCGATGCCCTGATTCCTTCAGACTTTGCGCCACTTCAAGCGCAGACAGCACGCCCAGAATGCCGTCGAATCGGCCGCCATGAAATACCGTGTCGGTGTGCGAGCCGATGCAGATGGGCTTCAAGTTCGGGTCTGTGCCAGCCAGCTCGCCAATCAGGTTTCCGGCTTCGTCCAGCCGCACAGACAAGCCCGCTTCCATGAACTGCCCGCGCAGCCAGTGCCGTCCCTGCATGAACTCTTCAGAAAACGCGCGACGGGTCCACGGCATGTCGGGGCGGGTGAAGCTGGCCATGGTCTGAAGACGTTGCCAGAGACGATCGGTGTTGATGTGTAGGATGTGCATGACACATGATGCCGCCAAACCAGACACAGAAAAAGACCGCGCCACTTATGCCATCCATCAGTTCAACTTTGGGGTCGGGACCACATCTGAGCCAGCCGCTTGGCCAACACCTGGACCAGCTCAGAAAGTACGAGCTGGTCGTGAAATACGGCAGTTTCACCGCAGCTGCCGACCACCTGGGCCTGACGCAGCCTGCCATCAGTCAGCAGATTCGTGCCCTGGAGCGCCAGTTGGGCGTGCGCCTGCTTGAACGGGTCGGGCGCTCGGTGACACCTACGGCTGCGGGCAAGGACTTGCTGGCGCATCTTCCGGCCATTGCGATGGCCTTGGAAGCGGCCTTCAACGCCGTGGCCGCGCACGTTGACAAGGTGGTGGGGCAAATCCGCCTGGGCACCGGGCTGACGACCTGCCTGTATTTTCTGCCGCCGATTCTGCGCAAACTGAAAGACGCACATCCCGGGCTGGACCTGGTGGTCAGCACCGGCAACACCGAAGAACTGGTGCGCCGCGTGGAAGCAAACAGCATTGATCTGGCGCTGGTCACGCTGCCGGTGCCCTCGCGATCTGTCGATGTTCAGGTGGTGGTCGAAGACGAGATCGTGGCGGTGAAACGGCGGGGCTCGGCCGACTGGCCTGATCGACTGGATGCGTCATCATTCAGCGCCACCCCGCTGGTCATGTTCAGCCCAGGCACGTCAACACGCGGCCTGATAGACGCCTGGCTGAGCACAGCTGACCGCAACCCGTCTGCAGCCATGGAGCTGGACAGTGTGGAAGCGATCAAAGCGGTGGTGGCAGCGGGGCTTGGCAGCAGCTTTCTGCCCCGCTTGGCGCTGACCGGACATGGGCATCATGCGGACCTGGAATTCCGGTCTTTGACACCCAGGCTGTATCGATCGCAAGCCCTGGTCATGCGCCAGGACAAGACCATGACGGCGGCATTCCGGGCGACGGTCGAGTGCATTCTGGCGTCGAAGGTGCATCTACCAATATCGACGGCAGAACAGGACAGCTCAACAGGCTGATTACCATCGCGGCGAAGTTCGACCCTGACCACCTCAAGCACGCAGGCGTCGCGACGGATCGGCCTGATGCAGGTGGACGGCAAAGGTATCCCACGGCGGCGCTACCTTGATCTGCTTCAGCACGCGGCCCACTTCACCACGGTGATATGTGCCATGCGTCGCGACATGAAGCAGCATTTCCTCGCGTGTCATGCAGCCGCTATCACCGTCGCTGAATACGAACGTGATGGGCTCGGCCAGCTCGGTCGCGGTGACAGTCGCGGCGTAGTTGAGATACCAGCTATCAACGCTTGCCATGGCGGTACGCAGGTCTTGGGGCGTCGGCGTATCGAGCGTATTGTTGGCCGAAAAACCGTGTGGAACACCACTCAGATGGCCCTTGAACATCAGGTTCACCACATGGCAATGATTCATGATGCGAATCGCAGTGTGTCGCTCGTCACTCGCATGCAGCGTGTCCAGGGCCTGAAGAAATGCGTCATTGGCCCAAGCCTGATACTTGAACAAGGAAGAAAAGGGAGAGGCTGCAGTCATGGGTACGTCACCGTGGTTGGCGTTATTGGGGCCGTGGCATTGCTGATGAAATCGGCCCACGATGGCGTCAATGGTGCCTACGAACACACCTTGAAAGAAGGGCCCCCAGCTTATGAGATACATCCATTGAAACTTTGGGAACGGCCATAAAAAAGCAGCTCGAAAGCTGCTTTTTTGTGGGGGGATACTAGGCTGACTACAGATCGCAGCGAAGCTCAAACTCGTGTTCGGTTTCAGCGAACACAACAAACCCCAAGCGCTCATACAAACGCTTGGCGGGATTGCCCTTCAGCACGCTGAGCGTCACCGGCAAACCATCTTTGCGTGCCTGCGCAATCAGCGCCTGGATCACCTTGGCACCCAGCCCCCGACCTTGCCAGGCAGGTGCCATTTGGATCTGCATCAACACCCACGCCGTCTCAGAACGGTAAGCCTTGCAAAGGCCGACATCCTCATCGCCTACACAGACCACATGCGCGTCCGAATATTTGGCAAGCAAGCGCTGCCGATGGTGTTTATCGTCAAGACTCAAACCTACCCGCGACAGATGTTCGGTCATGGTCTGCTTGCGCAGCCACAACAGAAAGTCCTCATCGGCAGGCGTTGCGGGCCGTAGCCGAACAGCGGTATACGGCAACTCATCTGCTGAACGCAGATCAAGTTCAGCAAGCTGGTTGCCACTTCTCTGCCCTACGCTGCTTGTGTCTGCCATCAGTCCTTCTTCTCGCGCGCCTGTTTATCCAGGCCGCGCAAAAATTCCAGCTTCTGGCCGATCTTGCTTTCCAAGCCACGCGGCGTCGGGTGATACCAGCGCGGGGTGCCCATGCCGTCGGGCATATAGGTTTCGCCAGCGGCGTAAGCCTCGGGTTCGTCGTGCGCGTAGCGATAGGCCTTGCCGTGCCCAAGCTGCTTCATCAGCTTGGTAGGTGCATTGCGCAAGTGAATCGGCACGGGCGCACTGCCGTGCTGCTGCGCGTAAGCCTTGGCCTGGTTGTAGGCGTTGTAGACCGCGTTGGACTTGGCCGCACAGGCCAGATACACCACGGCTTCAGCCAAGGCCAGCTCACCTTCGGGTGAGCCCAGGCGTTCGTAAACTTCGGTGCCGGTCAATGCAATGTCCAGCGCACGCGGGTCGGCCAAGCCAATGTCTTCGATGGCCATGCGCACAATGCGACGCGCCAAATAACGCGGGTCGGCACCGCCATCCAGCATGCGACACAACCAGTACAAAGACGCATCGGGATTCGACCCACGCACCGACTTGTGCAGCGCGCTGATCTGGTCGTAGAACGCGTCACCGCCCTTGTCGAAACGCCGCAGGTTTTGCGACAAGGCAGTTTCCAGCCAAGCCGCATCGACCTCGGTACGCCCTGCCCCACGGGCTGCATCGCTGACCACTTCCACCGCGTTGATCACGCGGCGTGCATCGCCATCGGCCCATGCTGCCAACTGCAGCTTCGACGCATCGTCGAATTTAATGCCGCCGTCGGGTGCATCACCATTCAAGGTGGCCAGTGCGCGCTCGATCAACTGCGCCAATTCTTCCTGCGTGAGCGGCATCAATACATAGACGCGCGCCCGCGACAGCAAGGCGGAATTGACTTCGAAAGATGGGTTCTCGGTGGTGGCACCAATGAAGGTGAACAGGCCGCTTTCCACATACGGCAGGAAAGCGTCCTGCTGCGCCTTGTTGAAGCGGTGCACCTCGTCCACGAACAAAATCGTGCGTCGACCACGCGCCTGCGCTGCCTGTGCGGCCACCACCGCGTCGCGGATGTCCTTGACCCCGCCCAACACCGCCGACATGGAGATGAACTGCGCGTCGAAGGAATCAGCCATCAACCTGGCCAGCGTGGTCTTGCCGATGCCAGGTGGTCCCCAGAAGATCAGCGAATGCGGGCGACCAGACGAAAACGCCACCCGCAGTGGCTTGTCGGGCCCCAGCAAATGCGACTGGCCGACGACTTCATCCAGGCTGCGAGGTCGCAACCGTTCGGCCAGCGGTACGTTGGCCGGATCGATCTGGCCGTTGAAAAGGTCTTGGGCCATTGATGCTTATTGGCCGCCCATGCGCACCACGTCCACACCGGCAGGCGGCGTGAA contains these protein-coding regions:
- a CDS encoding TRAP transporter large permease, which produces MTVLIFVGALLAAMAIGMPIAYSLLFSGVALMWHQDLFDPQILAQNVINGADSFPLLAIPFFMLAGEVMNVGGLSKRIVGLAIALVGHLRGGLGFVAIISACMMAALSGSAVADTAALAALLLPMMVKAGHDKARAGGLIASAGIIAPVIPPSIGFVVFGVAANVSIGKLFLAGIVPGLLMGVGIAIAWWIVASKEAVTLPPASSGRQKLVALKDSLWALGLPVIVLFGLKFGVFTPTEAGVVAAVYALFVATVVYRELRVSQLYTVFVSAAKITSVIMFLVAASMVSAWLITVANIPEQVIDMLSPFMDNPMLLLIVIMLLVMVVGTAMDMMPTILILTPVLMPVIREAGIDPVYFGVLFIMNNAIGLVTPPVGSVLNVVAGVGKMRLDAVARGVLPFMLAQFIVMFLLVFFPQIVMVPLHFLTK
- a CDS encoding TRAP transporter small permease → MNRALDLYCRALSFACAVIMAVMLVLVFGNVVLRYFFQTSWLISEELSRWLFVWMVFIGAIVALRERGHLGTDMVLVRLPAKARRACVVVAHILMLYITWLMLLGSWDQTVINTGTEAPVSGFPVSVFYFCGVVFSCSALVVLAYDLWRLLTGRVPDHELVMIQESEELAALPVHQELVDATDRDGRATHDTAAGKNP
- a CDS encoding Zn-dependent hydrolase, producing MHILHINTDRLWQRLQTMASFTRPDMPWTRRAFSEEFMQGRHWLRGQFMEAGLSVRLDEAGNLIGELAGTDPNLKPICIGSHTDTVFHGGRFDGILGVLSALEVAQSLKESGHRLRHPLEVIDFLAEEPTDQGVSCVGSRAMAGALSPAMLAQSDANGESLIDAMTRTGAQPDVLSHATRSRADIAAFVEVHIEQGPVLEQAGLPIGVVTNIVGIQRVAITVTGRPDHAGTTPMDLRQDALAGAAHVVSTARAMAEGYLSGPSYVVATVGRLDVLPNSANSVPGRVEMTLEIRSDSRDVLARFANDVMAASQAELARLKVSASMLSLTAVTPVDCDPLVIRAIETAASGLNLASRRLPSGAGHDAMQIAAIAPSGMIFVPCLDGRSHCPEEWADQQASGDGARVLAGAVLALDAVLTPGVDQPA
- a CDS encoding LysR family transcriptional regulator is translated as MPSISSTLGSGPHLSQPLGQHLDQLRKYELVVKYGSFTAAADHLGLTQPAISQQIRALERQLGVRLLERVGRSVTPTAAGKDLLAHLPAIAMALEAAFNAVAAHVDKVVGQIRLGTGLTTCLYFLPPILRKLKDAHPGLDLVVSTGNTEELVRRVEANSIDLALVTLPVPSRSVDVQVVVEDEIVAVKRRGSADWPDRLDASSFSATPLVMFSPGTSTRGLIDAWLSTADRNPSAAMELDSVEAIKAVVAAGLGSSFLPRLALTGHGHHADLEFRSLTPRLYRSQALVMRQDKTMTAAFRATVECILASKVHLPISTAEQDSSTG
- a CDS encoding DinB family protein, producing MTAASPFSSLFKYQAWANDAFLQALDTLHASDERHTAIRIMNHCHVVNLMFKGHLSGVPHGFSANNTLDTPTPQDLRTAMASVDSWYLNYAATVTATELAEPITFVFSDGDSGCMTREEMLLHVATHGTYHRGEVGRVLKQIKVAPPWDTFAVHLHQADPSRRLRA
- a CDS encoding GNAT family N-acetyltransferase — encoded protein: MADTSSVGQRSGNQLAELDLRSADELPYTAVRLRPATPADEDFLLWLRKQTMTEHLSRVGLSLDDKHHRQRLLAKYSDAHVVCVGDEDVGLCKAYRSETAWVLMQIQMAPAWQGRGLGAKVIQALIAQARKDGLPVTLSVLKGNPAKRLYERLGFVVFAETEHEFELRCDL
- a CDS encoding replication-associated recombination protein A; this translates as MAQDLFNGQIDPANVPLAERLRPRSLDEVVGQSHLLGPDKPLRVAFSSGRPHSLIFWGPPGIGKTTLARLMADSFDAQFISMSAVLGGVKDIRDAVVAAQAAQARGRRTILFVDEVHRFNKAQQDAFLPYVESGLFTFIGATTENPSFEVNSALLSRARVYVLMPLTQEELAQLIERALATLNGDAPDGGIKFDDASKLQLAAWADGDARRVINAVEVVSDAARGAGRTEVDAAWLETALSQNLRRFDKGGDAFYDQISALHKSVRGSNPDASLYWLCRMLDGGADPRYLARRIVRMAIEDIGLADPRALDIALTGTEVYERLGSPEGELALAEAVVYLACAAKSNAVYNAYNQAKAYAQQHGSAPVPIHLRNAPTKLMKQLGHGKAYRYAHDEPEAYAAGETYMPDGMGTPRWYHPTPRGLESKIGQKLEFLRGLDKQAREKKD